The DNA window ATCAGGGTCTTGCGCGCGTTGCCGTTGGCGGCGGCCAGATCTTTCTTCAGATGCCCCATCAGCAGTTCCAGCGCTTCTTCGTTACGCCCGACCTGATGCAGCTGCAGCGCCAGCTGTACTGCCAGCTCGACGTTGCCCGGTTGCTGCTGCACCTGCTGTTGCAGCTGTTGGATTTCCGGCGTGTCCGCCGCCTGCTTCAACAGTTCAATCTGCGCCACCAGGCCCTGATAGCGGGTATCGCGATCCTGCAGCGGGATGGTCGCCAGCACCGCTTCGGCGTCTTCGCTGCGGCTGAGCGCGATCTGAGTTTCGGCCAGGGTCAGGCCGATGTCGCTGCGCTGTTGGCTGCTCTGCCAGGCGTCTTTCAGCAGCGGCAGCGCTTCGGCGGCGTTGCCGGCGGCCAGCAGTTCCTGCGCCTGCGCCAGTTTCAGATCTTCTTCCTTCGGCAGGAAACGCTGCAGCAAGTCGCGGATCGCTTCTTCCGGCTGCGGGCCCTGGAAGCCGTCGACCGGCTGGCCGTCTTTGAACAGGTAGACCGTCGGAATGGAGCGCAGCCCGAACTGGGAGGCGATCATTTGTTCGGCGTCGCAGTCCACCTTGGCCAGAATGAACTGACCGGCGTATTCCGCCGCCAGCTTGTCCAGCACCGGCGTGAGCTGCAGGCAGTGTTGGCTGCGCTCGGACCAGAAGTAGAACAGCACCGGAATGGACATCGATTGTTCCAGCGTCTGGTGCAGGTTAGTTTCGTTAATATCAACAACAGCTTGAGCTAGCATCTTTTTTCTCTCTGATCGTGCGGAGCCATGGGGTGTAGATGGGGGCGCGCCGCCATTCTTCAACCCCGGCGGGCGAATTAAGCGTTGCTGCGCAGCAGCCAATCCAGACAGCGGCCCGGCAGAATACGGCGCAGCACGCTCATGGCGTGCGCCAGCAGGGTCACCGGGTAGCGCAGTTTGGCGCGCGGGCTTTCCAGCGCGTGGCGCAGTTTGGGCAGAATGGCCTCCGGCGGCAGCGTCAGGCGTTTGGCGATGCCGGGGTTGTGCACCGGCTTGTCGCTCTGCGCCTGGTTGACGTTCTGGCTAAAGTGAGTGGAAATCGGCCCCGGTTCGATCAGGCTGACCTGAATGCCGCTGCCGTGCAGCTCCATGCGCAGCGCGTCCGACCAGGCCTCCAGCGCGAACTTGCTGGCGGCGTAGGCGCCGCGCCCGGCGCTAGAGACCAGCCCCATCACCGAACTGGTCTGGATAATGCGCCCTTCGCCGTGCGGCAACATTGCCGGCAACAGCAGCTGGGTCAGCTGGTGGGTGCCGAACAGGTTGGTGGCGAACTGCCGCTCCAGCTGGCTGCGCGAAATGCGGCTGAGCGGGCCGTAAACGCCGAAACCGCCGTTGTTGAACAGGCCGTACAGGCGACCGTCGGTCAGCGCGATCACCTCGGCGGCGGCGCGCTCGACGCTGGCGCTGTCGTCCAGATCCAGCTCGATGCCTTCCAGCCCGAGCTGGCGCATGTTTTCCACGTCCTCCGGCTTGCGGCAGGCGGCCAACACCCGGTAGCCGCGGTTGCGCAGATCCTGCGCCGCAATCAGTCCAATCCCGCTGGAGCAGCCGGTTATCAATACCGCTTTTTGCATAACTTTACCTAGTGTACGACCCTAATTTAGTTAGACTCATGTTTTACTAGCGGTTCCAGGCGCTCCGCCATCCAAGTGGCGATAAACGGCTGGGCGTCCCCATTGGGGTGCAATCCGTCATCTTGCATCCATTCCGGCTTCACCACCACCTGTTCCATATAGAACGGCAGCAGCGGAATGTTGAACTGTTTGGCCAGCGCCGGGTAGAC is part of the Serratia marcescens genome and encodes:
- a CDS encoding SDR family oxidoreductase, which translates into the protein MQKAVLITGCSSGIGLIAAQDLRNRGYRVLAACRKPEDVENMRQLGLEGIELDLDDSASVERAAAEVIALTDGRLYGLFNNGGFGVYGPLSRISRSQLERQFATNLFGTHQLTQLLLPAMLPHGEGRIIQTSSVMGLVSSAGRGAYAASKFALEAWSDALRMELHGSGIQVSLIEPGPISTHFSQNVNQAQSDKPVHNPGIAKRLTLPPEAILPKLRHALESPRAKLRYPVTLLAHAMSVLRRILPGRCLDWLLRSNA
- a CDS encoding co-chaperone YbbN — protein: MLAQAVVDINETNLHQTLEQSMSIPVLFYFWSERSQHCLQLTPVLDKLAAEYAGQFILAKVDCDAEQMIASQFGLRSIPTVYLFKDGQPVDGFQGPQPEEAIRDLLQRFLPKEEDLKLAQAQELLAAGNAAEALPLLKDAWQSSQQRSDIGLTLAETQIALSRSEDAEAVLATIPLQDRDTRYQGLVAQIELLKQAADTPEIQQLQQQVQQQPGNVELAVQLALQLHQVGRNEEALELLMGHLKKDLAAANGNARKTLMDILAALGTGDALAAKYRRQLYSLLY